The Bradyrhizobium sp. CCBAU 051011 DNA segment CAGCAGCCACCGAACGCGCTGGTGTGCTGCCTGACTGCCTCGACGCTGGTCAGGCCATGGGAGCGGATCGCATCCTCGAGGGTGCCGAGATCGACCTCCTTGCAGAAGCAGACCTTTTTCGCGCGCCGGGTCGTCTCCGGATCGGCGGCGACATCGACAGCCTGGACGTCGATCTGCGCCATCCTGTTGGTCTGCCTATTCTTGGCCACCTCCTCCCACGGCGCTGGTCGACGCAGCTGCTCCCACATCGGGTTGAACAGCGCCTTGTCGATCTCCTCGACCAGCTTCACCATACCGATGTAGCCCATATAGGCGTGGCAGCGTTCCTGGTTGATGTCGAGCCAGGGCATCGCCGCTTTCAGCGCAACAAATTGCGATTTGCCGCCGGAGAGCATGATATCTGCTTTCGCGTCCTTCAGCATTTTGTATATCTCGCGCGGCGTCATGTCCTCGATCATGAGGGCATCCTGCCCCATGAGCTCCTTGATGCGCTCTTTGTCCTGCTTGGTGGATTTTTTGACGCTGGTGCCGACCAGCTCGAGCCCCGCCTCCTGCAGCGCCGCCACGACGGACCAGGATTTGACGCCACCGGTGATCAGTAGTGCCCTCTTACCGGCAAAGCGGGGCTTGTACAGTTCGATCGTCGCCCAGGCGCGTGCCTCCTCGCGCGCGATTACCGACTCGGTGCGCTCGATCAGTTCGCAAGGCGCCCCGCGCTCGACCAACAGACGAGCAATCTGGCGCAGCGAATCGCTAGAATCCTGGATGCCATAGAACGAGCCCTCGAAAAACGGGATGCCGTAACGGCCCTCCATTTTGCGCGCGACATTGATCATCGCCTTCGAACATACAATCATGGCAGCGCGGGCCCGGTGCGAAGAGGCGACTTCGCGGTATTTGCCGTCCCCCGAGATGCAGGAGAGGATGCGGATCCCGAGCTCGTCAAGCAGCGGCTTGACCTGCCAAAGCTCGCCGCAGAGGTTGTATTCGCCAATCAGGTTGATGTCGTAGGGCGTGGTGTAGTCCGGCTCTTCCGTGCCGATGACATGCTCGAGCAAGGCCTCGCCGGCGAGCTTGTTGCCGAGGTTCTTGGGGCCGACGAAGCCCGGCGAATTTATGGGAATGACCGGTTTGCCGAGCTTTTGCGAAGCCGCCTTGCAAACCGCATTGATGTCGTCGCCGATCATGGCGGGAACGCAGGTCTGATAGACGAAAATGGCCGGCGGGTTGTACTTTTTGATGATCTCTTTGATTGCTTTGTAGAGACGCTTCTCGCCCCCAAATACTATATCGGTTTCGTTCATGTCAGTGGTGAATCCGGTACGCCAGATGCTGGCGCCAGACGACGCCGCACCGCGGTT contains these protein-coding regions:
- the nifE gene encoding nitrogenase iron-molybdenum cofactor biosynthesis protein NifE; translated protein: MSSLSATIQKIFNEPGCAKNANKSDAERNKGCAKQLQPGGAAGGCAFDGAKIALQPFTDVAHLVHGPIACEGNSWDNRGAASSGASIWRTGFTTDMNETDIVFGGEKRLYKAIKEIIKKYNPPAIFVYQTCVPAMIGDDINAVCKAASQKLGKPVIPINSPGFVGPKNLGNKLAGEALLEHVIGTEEPDYTTPYDINLIGEYNLCGELWQVKPLLDELGIRILSCISGDGKYREVASSHRARAAMIVCSKAMINVARKMEGRYGIPFFEGSFYGIQDSSDSLRQIARLLVERGAPCELIERTESVIAREEARAWATIELYKPRFAGKRALLITGGVKSWSVVAALQEAGLELVGTSVKKSTKQDKERIKELMGQDALMIEDMTPREIYKMLKDAKADIMLSGGKSQFVALKAAMPWLDINQERCHAYMGYIGMVKLVEEIDKALFNPMWEQLRRPAPWEEVAKNRQTNRMAQIDVQAVDVAADPETTRRAKKVCFCKEVDLGTLEDAIRSHGLTSVEAVRQHTSAFGGCCKRRIEDILTKMPVSSPPAMLQAAE